A genomic segment from Orrella daihaiensis encodes:
- a CDS encoding TRAP transporter large permease, whose amino-acid sequence MIAVGLTFLFLLVAGMPIGYTLGLAGMVGMYTIGGGGRYLAMAPDRFFAGLDLFTFLAMPFFILAGEIMNRSGITDRLIGLADALVGYLRGGMAHSNMLASVMFAGLSGAATADAAAFGNTLVPAMVKKGYTRPFACAVTAAGSIIGPTIPPSNLMVIYGSLMGVSVAGLFAAGILPGLLICLVCMAVIAALGRRLRLPKGTERPSLRIILRAFKDSLAALVMPVMILGAILGGIATPTEAASIAVFYALIMGVFVYRKVSMHDLYEMLVRTSRITGIIFLIIASASIVGWWMTFNQIPQALAKGFLAISENPAVVIALILALLLCIGMFMDINALLIILAPVLAPLTVAIGMDPIHAGVMIVLALNISLMTPPVGACLFVLASVTGEKIERIAKSLWPFLLAEVAVLFLVAYWPDLTLVIPRWFDLAAK is encoded by the coding sequence ATGATTGCCGTCGGACTGACCTTTTTATTTTTGCTGGTTGCAGGCATGCCGATTGGATACACGCTTGGCTTAGCTGGCATGGTCGGGATGTACACCATTGGCGGCGGCGGACGATATTTGGCGATGGCACCGGACCGTTTTTTTGCTGGGTTGGATCTATTCACCTTTTTGGCCATGCCATTTTTTATTTTGGCTGGTGAAATCATGAATCGCTCGGGAATCACTGACCGGCTGATTGGTTTGGCTGATGCGCTTGTTGGGTACTTACGCGGTGGCATGGCTCATTCGAACATGTTGGCTTCCGTGATGTTCGCGGGGTTGTCTGGTGCAGCAACGGCTGACGCAGCGGCATTTGGAAATACTTTGGTGCCAGCGATGGTTAAAAAAGGCTATACGCGCCCATTCGCTTGTGCTGTGACAGCGGCCGGTTCGATTATCGGCCCCACCATTCCACCCTCGAACTTGATGGTGATCTATGGCTCGCTTATGGGTGTATCTGTCGCTGGATTATTTGCTGCCGGGATCTTGCCAGGACTGCTGATTTGCCTGGTTTGCATGGCAGTGATTGCGGCCTTGGGAAGAAGACTGAGGTTGCCCAAGGGAACCGAGCGACCGAGCTTACGCATCATCTTGCGGGCATTCAAGGACAGCCTTGCCGCTTTGGTGATGCCAGTCATGATACTTGGAGCGATTTTGGGTGGTATCGCTACGCCGACCGAGGCTGCCTCGATCGCCGTCTTTTACGCGCTCATCATGGGGGTGTTCGTCTACCGGAAAGTCAGCATGCACGATCTGTATGAAATGCTGGTGCGAACTTCGCGTATCACGGGGATTATTTTTCTGATCATTGCTTCGGCGTCGATTGTCGGCTGGTGGATGACTTTTAACCAGATTCCTCAAGCTTTAGCGAAGGGATTCCTGGCGATTTCAGAGAATCCTGCCGTGGTGATTGCCTTGATTCTGGCGCTCTTGCTCTGCATCGGCATGTTCATGGACATCAATGCGTTGCTCATTATTTTGGCGCCCGTCTTGGCGCCCTTGACAGTGGCCATCGGGATGGATCCGATTCATGCTGGGGTAATGATTGTGTTGGCGCTGAATATATCGCTGATGACTCCGCCAGTAGGGGCGTGTTTGTTCGTGCTGGCATCAGTGACCGGCGAGAAAATTGAGCGCATCGCCAAATCACTTTGGCCATTTTTATTGGCGGAGGTTGCGGTGCTCTTTTTGGTGGCCTATTGGCCGGACCTGACGCTTGTCATACCAAGGTGGTTTGACTTGGCGGCTAAATAG
- a CDS encoding TRAP transporter substrate-binding protein yields the protein MKISFKKLALSALTATALIASPAFADKVIRLAHLNPDSPFDSHSGAMSAVFKSLVETGTNGSVKVEVFPNGQLGKDDEVIQQVRDGLIQSAISSAGGIASHYPLVGVFDLPFAFPNIAVAQEVINLNSPFGQKLAADIQKKTGLKVLGLLDSGGFFAISNSKRPIKTLDDMKGLRIRTMTLPTHEATIASLGGQPTPLPWAEVYTALQTGVADGQMNPIPIIAFAKFDEVQKYLSITNHVITPYIWTMNEQFYQSLTPAEKAVVDMAAQVAVQSGVGISRIIEASAQKGLPKLGERMEINAIPPAELKKLAAAAQPAVRQVIVEKFGPEGVEMLEAMTANIEQAQK from the coding sequence ATGAAAATCTCATTCAAGAAACTGGCGTTGAGCGCGCTAACTGCAACGGCACTAATTGCATCGCCGGCTTTTGCTGACAAAGTCATTCGTCTTGCTCACTTGAACCCAGACAGCCCGTTTGATAGTCACTCGGGTGCAATGTCAGCGGTATTTAAAAGCCTTGTTGAAACCGGCACCAATGGCAGTGTCAAAGTCGAGGTATTCCCGAATGGCCAACTTGGCAAAGACGATGAAGTCATCCAGCAAGTACGCGATGGCTTGATTCAGTCTGCCATTTCATCAGCTGGTGGTATTGCATCTCACTATCCTCTGGTTGGTGTGTTTGATCTACCGTTTGCGTTTCCCAACATTGCGGTTGCCCAAGAAGTTATTAACCTCAACAGTCCATTCGGTCAGAAACTAGCCGCTGATATCCAGAAAAAAACCGGTCTGAAAGTTTTAGGGTTGCTTGATTCGGGTGGCTTTTTCGCAATCAGCAATTCGAAGCGCCCTATCAAGACGCTTGATGACATGAAAGGTCTGCGAATTCGTACCATGACATTGCCCACTCACGAAGCAACCATCGCTTCGCTCGGTGGCCAACCTACCCCATTGCCTTGGGCTGAGGTCTATACGGCTTTGCAAACTGGCGTGGCTGACGGACAAATGAACCCGATTCCAATCATCGCATTTGCCAAGTTCGATGAGGTGCAGAAGTACTTGTCAATTACCAACCACGTCATCACACCGTACATCTGGACTATGAACGAACAGTTCTACCAGAGTTTGACGCCAGCAGAGAAGGCAGTTGTAGATATGGCAGCTCAGGTGGCTGTGCAGTCAGGTGTTGGTATCTCACGCATTATCGAAGCATCAGCCCAAAAAGGTTTGCCAAAGCTCGGTGAGCGCATGGAAATTAATGCTATCCCGCCAGCGGAACTTAAAAAACTCGCTGCTGCGGCTCAACCGGCCGTTCGTCAAGTGATTGTTGAGAAATTTGGGCCCGAAGGCGTGGAAATGCTCGAGGCCATGACTGCAAATATTGAGCAGGCACAGAAGTAA
- a CDS encoding diaminopropionate ammonia-lyase, with product MREIIKGEGVAVLSNAMAVAPADRYGEVRSSILSVSGFDAAQKEITQWPGYLPTALHCLSGLAQTLGLGELYYKDESTRFTLKSFKALGGAYAVFRLIQQAIAKEHNGHMPSPEEVLSGKYKDIVSKLTVTCATDGNHGRSVAWGAQTFGCGCVIYVHAMVSQGRADAIAAFGAKVERVAGNYDESVRHAAEQAEKHGWTVVSDTTYEGYRDIPIDVMHGYGVMSREMIEQLDDVPPTHVIVQAGVGAFAASVCAVFWQHWGEQRPRFVVVEPENAACLFESAKAGHPVAVHGELDTVMAGLACGEVSPVAWEILAGGANDFCMLADHYALEGMKVFANPVGSDPAIVSGETGTTGLGLLMAAKHSPAVWQALRFGPDARVLILGSEGDTDPEIYAKVVGRKASEVVT from the coding sequence ATGAGAGAGATTATCAAGGGCGAAGGGGTGGCGGTTCTGTCAAACGCGATGGCAGTAGCGCCGGCTGATCGCTACGGAGAGGTTCGGTCATCAATTCTGAGTGTTTCAGGATTTGATGCCGCTCAAAAGGAAATTACGCAATGGCCAGGCTATTTACCTACGGCGTTGCACTGCCTATCTGGACTAGCTCAAACACTTGGTTTAGGCGAGCTTTATTACAAAGACGAAAGTACACGCTTTACGCTCAAGAGTTTCAAAGCACTTGGCGGTGCCTATGCTGTGTTTAGGTTAATCCAGCAAGCCATTGCCAAGGAGCATAACGGTCACATGCCGTCACCCGAGGAAGTGTTAAGCGGTAAGTACAAAGACATTGTGTCCAAACTGACCGTTACGTGTGCTACCGACGGCAATCATGGGCGGTCGGTGGCGTGGGGGGCCCAGACCTTTGGCTGTGGGTGTGTGATCTATGTTCACGCAATGGTTAGTCAAGGTCGTGCCGATGCAATTGCTGCATTTGGTGCGAAGGTCGAGCGGGTGGCAGGCAACTACGACGAGTCTGTGCGCCATGCGGCTGAGCAAGCAGAAAAACACGGCTGGACGGTCGTGTCAGACACGACCTATGAAGGCTATCGGGACATTCCGATCGACGTGATGCATGGCTACGGCGTGATGTCTCGCGAGATGATCGAGCAGCTTGATGATGTACCCCCAACGCATGTCATTGTTCAGGCCGGTGTGGGTGCATTTGCCGCATCCGTTTGTGCCGTGTTCTGGCAGCACTGGGGCGAGCAAAGACCACGCTTTGTCGTGGTCGAACCAGAAAACGCAGCTTGTTTATTCGAGAGTGCCAAGGCCGGTCACCCAGTGGCTGTCCATGGCGAGCTTGATACTGTCATGGCTGGGTTGGCTTGTGGTGAGGTTTCGCCTGTGGCTTGGGAAATCCTGGCAGGCGGGGCAAACGATTTTTGTATGTTGGCTGATCACTACGCACTAGAGGGAATGAAAGTTTTTGCTAACCCCGTGGGCAGTGATCCGGCCATCGTATCGGGGGAAACCGGCACGACCGGCTTGGGTCTTTTGATGGCTGCAAAACACTCTCCTGCAGTATGGCAAGCACTTAGATTTGGTCCTGACGCTCGGGTTTTGATATTAGGCAGCGAGGGCGATACCGATCCAGAGATTTATGCAAAGGTCGTAGGACGTAAAGCGTCAGAGGTGGTGACATGA
- a CDS encoding Zn-dependent hydrolase — protein sequence MSATLQSGSVPRDLAAMRIDGDRLLSNLKALAKVGARPDGSCCRLALTDEDRDGRDLVVQWMKDAGLSVSIDPIGNVFGRRAGKNSALAPVMTGSHTDTVRTGGAYDGNLGVLGGLEVVAALNQANVQTERDLVVGIFTNEEGARFAPDMLGSLVYAGGLPLQDALQTKSIDGAVLGDELKRIGYAGTDALGLYRPHAFVELHIEQGPVLDIEGTVIGAVQNLQGISWQEVTIVGQSNHAGTTPMRMRHDAGYVAASIATFVRELTKSMGGDQVGTVGKIDLTPNLINVIAARAVVTVDLRNTDEDLLQEAEARFAEFLKGISASEGVEISTRRLARFEPVLFDQAVVEIIEQQAELLGLSCRRMTSGAGHDAQMLARICPSAMIFVPSIGGISHNPAEHTEPADLLAGCNVLLHTLIQLLNQED from the coding sequence ATGAGTGCAACCCTGCAGTCAGGTAGTGTGCCTCGAGATCTAGCCGCCATGCGTATTGATGGCGACCGTTTGCTGTCAAACTTGAAGGCCTTGGCTAAAGTCGGCGCACGTCCTGATGGCTCGTGTTGCCGCTTGGCGCTAACCGATGAAGACCGTGATGGCCGTGACTTGGTTGTGCAATGGATGAAGGATGCTGGTTTGTCCGTTTCAATTGATCCAATTGGCAACGTGTTCGGACGTCGAGCTGGCAAAAATTCGGCCTTAGCCCCGGTAATGACCGGATCACACACCGATACGGTTCGTACAGGAGGGGCCTATGATGGCAACCTAGGAGTTCTTGGTGGTTTGGAGGTGGTTGCTGCACTGAATCAGGCCAACGTGCAGACCGAACGTGACTTGGTGGTTGGAATTTTTACCAACGAAGAGGGCGCAAGGTTTGCACCAGACATGCTCGGCTCATTGGTGTACGCAGGTGGTTTGCCTTTGCAAGATGCATTGCAGACCAAATCAATTGATGGTGCGGTACTTGGCGATGAACTCAAGCGTATTGGCTATGCTGGCACAGATGCGCTTGGCCTATATCGCCCACATGCTTTTGTGGAACTGCACATAGAACAAGGTCCTGTTCTTGATATCGAAGGTACTGTAATCGGCGCCGTCCAAAATCTGCAGGGCATCTCGTGGCAAGAGGTGACCATCGTCGGTCAATCGAATCACGCTGGTACTACACCTATGCGTATGCGCCACGATGCGGGGTATGTAGCAGCTTCGATTGCAACGTTTGTACGGGAGCTAACCAAAAGCATGGGTGGCGACCAAGTAGGTACCGTCGGTAAGATCGATTTGACGCCTAACCTGATTAACGTCATCGCAGCTCGGGCCGTGGTGACCGTTGATTTGCGCAACACCGACGAGGATCTGTTGCAAGAGGCTGAGGCCCGCTTTGCTGAGTTCCTGAAAGGAATTTCCGCGAGTGAGGGTGTTGAAATCAGCACCCGTCGCTTGGCACGCTTTGAGCCGGTTTTATTTGACCAAGCGGTGGTTGAGATTATTGAGCAACAGGCGGAGCTGCTCGGTTTGTCATGTCGGCGCATGACTTCCGGCGCAGGTCACGACGCCCAAATGCTGGCGCGTATTTGCCCGTCAGCCATGATCTTTGTTCCTAGCATTGGCGGCATCAGTCACAATCCAGCAGAACATACCGAGCCCGCCGATCTGTTAGCTGGTTGCAATGTTTTGCTGCACACATTGATCCAACTATTGAATCAGGAAGATTGA
- a CDS encoding N-carbamoyl-D-amino-acid hydrolase — MSRIVTVGAAQLGPIALNEPRKDVVQRLIALLEQGAAHGCDLVVFPELALTTFFPRWYFEQQEQVDAFFERSMPGPDTQALFDAARRLKVGFYLGYAELTEEKGRTRRFNTSILVDQNAEIVSKYRKIHLPGHAEHEPWRRFQHLEKRYFETGNLGFGVCRAFGGIVGMAICNDRRWPETYRVMGLQGVEMILIGYNTPVHNPPAPEHDNLSHFHNELVMQAGAYQNGTWVVGVGKAGREEGVDQIGNSIIVAPSGEIVSACSTLSDELSIARCDLDLTVSYKSSVFNFSKHREPHAYGMIVERKGAIISV, encoded by the coding sequence ATGTCTCGCATTGTTACAGTGGGTGCTGCACAGCTTGGCCCGATTGCCTTGAATGAACCTCGTAAAGACGTAGTTCAGCGCCTGATTGCATTGCTTGAGCAAGGCGCCGCTCACGGTTGTGATTTAGTGGTGTTTCCTGAGCTCGCGCTCACCACATTCTTTCCGCGCTGGTATTTTGAACAACAAGAGCAAGTCGATGCTTTTTTTGAGCGTTCAATGCCCGGTCCAGATACACAGGCTTTGTTTGATGCGGCCAGGCGGCTTAAGGTAGGTTTTTATCTCGGGTATGCTGAGCTTACTGAGGAAAAAGGTCGCACTCGCCGTTTCAACACATCGATTCTGGTTGACCAGAATGCTGAAATTGTGAGCAAGTACAGAAAAATACATTTGCCCGGCCACGCAGAGCATGAGCCGTGGAGACGATTCCAGCACCTAGAGAAGCGTTACTTTGAGACGGGCAATCTAGGATTCGGAGTATGTCGAGCGTTTGGCGGCATTGTCGGCATGGCGATTTGCAATGACCGCCGCTGGCCTGAGACTTATCGCGTGATGGGTCTGCAGGGTGTTGAGATGATCCTTATCGGCTATAACACGCCCGTGCATAATCCCCCGGCGCCAGAACATGATAATTTGTCGCACTTTCACAATGAGTTGGTCATGCAAGCCGGCGCCTATCAAAACGGAACGTGGGTGGTTGGCGTTGGCAAGGCAGGTCGCGAAGAAGGCGTGGATCAGATTGGCAATTCGATTATCGTTGCGCCCTCTGGCGAAATTGTTTCGGCTTGCAGCACGCTATCTGATGAGTTGTCGATCGCTCGTTGCGACCTAGACCTAACAGTCTCTTACAAGTCTTCGGTGTTTAATTTTTCGAAACATAGAGAGCCTCACGCATACGGCATGATTGTGGAACGTAAGGGGGCGATCATTTCGGTTTAG
- a CDS encoding HigA family addiction module antitoxin, protein MREIVDGKRGVSADTALRLERYFGSDAQGWLALQAAYDLRITEKQNAKVIARQIPPLDRGTCLSRWSLTLPASGLRVWLISETACSAGIAPDIRK, encoded by the coding sequence TTGCGTGAAATTGTGGACGGCAAGCGAGGAGTTTCGGCAGATACAGCCCTCAGACTCGAGCGCTACTTCGGTAGCGACGCTCAAGGATGGCTTGCTCTGCAAGCGGCATATGACTTGCGAATTACAGAGAAACAAAATGCAAAAGTCATTGCCAGGCAAATCCCCCCCCTGGATCGCGGCACCTGCCTAAGTCGCTGGTCGTTAACATTGCCTGCTTCAGGGCTACGTGTGTGGCTCATTAGCGAAACTGCGTGCAGCGCTGGAATTGCGCCCGATATCCGGAAATGA
- a CDS encoding CcdB family protein: protein MAQYDVFTNPSKSASDGIPYVVVIQSDLLDALATRMAVPLAVYDSQIKVPTTLCPVVTVKGKRFHALAHYAAPLPAKTLKRPLANLGPQADVLVSAIDTVISGI, encoded by the coding sequence ATGGCACAGTATGACGTTTTTACCAATCCGAGTAAAAGTGCTAGTGATGGCATTCCTTATGTAGTAGTTATTCAAAGTGATCTGCTCGATGCGCTCGCAACACGAATGGCCGTTCCTCTTGCGGTATACGATTCGCAAATCAAAGTACCTACCACCTTGTGCCCCGTTGTTACAGTAAAAGGAAAGCGCTTTCATGCGCTTGCCCACTACGCTGCGCCGTTGCCGGCAAAAACATTGAAACGCCCTTTAGCTAATCTCGGGCCACAGGCTGACGTGTTGGTGTCAGCAATCGATACTGTCATATCTGGCATTTGA
- a CDS encoding type II toxin-antitoxin system Phd/YefM family antitoxin: protein MRVSATEAKNRFGSLSAIAKREPVFVEKAGQLDTVIMSAEQYLALQASNDKANRAARKRQFETEFSDWIAAQNDKFELSGIPGADLRPW from the coding sequence ATGCGAGTCTCAGCCACTGAAGCAAAAAACCGATTCGGCAGCCTTTCTGCAATCGCCAAGCGCGAGCCTGTTTTTGTAGAAAAGGCCGGTCAGCTTGATACCGTCATCATGTCAGCCGAGCAGTACCTAGCACTACAAGCCAGCAACGACAAGGCCAATCGCGCTGCTCGCAAAAGGCAATTCGAAACCGAGTTCAGTGATTGGATTGCAGCGCAAAACGATAAGTTTGAACTAAGCGGCATTCCGGGTGCTGACCTACGTCCTTGGTAA
- a CDS encoding Abi family protein gives MTKPPFSKLATTHAQRVELLRERGMVFDDFGTAEFYLEHLNYYRLSAYWLPFEADHKTHRFQPNTRFEWVLNLYVFDRELRLLVLDAIERVEVSVRSHWAYQMAHRHGTHAHLNASIAFKYHLWQQNLDKLGSEVHRSDETFIKHLKNTYQESLPPVWAVCEVMSLGLLSRWYNNLKPMPTRRAIANAYGLDEKVIESWLRHLSLVRNTCAHHSRLWNREFTITPLLPRNKPQCLSNQFNSGSRKLYNTLVLLLYCMDSIAPDHHWRIRLKELIDRHEIPVTAMGFLANWKSLQIWQEPAAHGV, from the coding sequence ATGACCAAACCACCATTCAGTAAACTTGCGACCACCCATGCACAACGAGTGGAGTTACTTCGTGAGCGCGGCATGGTGTTCGACGACTTCGGCACGGCCGAGTTTTACCTTGAACACCTCAATTATTATCGACTTAGCGCCTACTGGCTTCCCTTCGAGGCTGACCACAAAACGCACCGTTTCCAACCTAACACGAGGTTTGAATGGGTTCTAAACCTATACGTATTTGACCGTGAGCTACGCCTTTTAGTACTTGACGCCATTGAGCGAGTTGAAGTGTCCGTGCGCAGCCACTGGGCCTATCAAATGGCACATCGGCACGGCACGCATGCTCACCTCAATGCATCGATAGCTTTCAAGTATCACCTATGGCAACAGAACCTTGATAAGCTAGGGAGCGAAGTTCATCGCTCGGACGAGACCTTCATCAAGCATCTAAAAAATACCTATCAGGAGTCCTTGCCGCCTGTATGGGCCGTGTGCGAGGTCATGTCGTTGGGACTGCTCTCGCGCTGGTACAACAACTTGAAACCAATGCCTACTAGACGTGCCATCGCAAATGCCTACGGATTAGATGAGAAGGTGATAGAGTCATGGCTACGTCATCTTTCACTGGTACGGAACACCTGTGCGCATCACAGCCGACTGTGGAACCGTGAGTTCACTATCACTCCTTTATTGCCACGTAACAAACCGCAGTGCTTATCTAACCAATTTAATTCGGGCTCTCGCAAACTCTACAACACTCTCGTCTTGCTGCTGTATTGTATGGACTCAATCGCACCAGATCATCATTGGCGGATTCGGTTGAAGGAACTGATTGACAGGCACGAGATTCCTGTCACAGCCATGGGCTTTCTCGCCAATTGGAAAAGCTTGCAAATTTGGCAGGAGCCAGCAGCACACGGTGTTTAG
- a CDS encoding IS481 family transposase, with the protein MSSVNQNVIKHKVGLLNLAAELGNVSRACKVMGFSRDTFYRYQAAVAEGGVEALLDANRKKPNLRNRIEQSIESAVVAFALEQPAFGQVRVSNELRKRGVFVSPSGVRSVWLRHDLESFKKRLISLEKHVAATGEVLTEAQVAALEKKQEDDVAHGEIETEHPGYLGSQDTFYVGTIKGVGRIYQQTFVDTYSKWATAKLYCTKTPITAADLLNDRVLPFFAEQQMGVLRILTDRGTEFCGKAETHDYQLYLALNDIEHTKTKVMHPQTNGICERFHKTILQEFYQVAFRRKIYRSIEELQADLDEWLHYYNHDRTHQGKMCCGRTPMETLIAGKPAWEDKINQLNH; encoded by the coding sequence ATGAGTAGTGTTAACCAAAATGTCATCAAACACAAGGTCGGCCTGTTGAACTTGGCTGCCGAGCTTGGAAACGTATCTCGCGCCTGCAAGGTGATGGGCTTTTCCCGAGACACCTTCTACCGATACCAAGCAGCCGTTGCTGAAGGCGGTGTAGAAGCTTTGCTCGATGCCAACCGCAAGAAGCCAAACTTGCGAAATCGTATTGAGCAAAGCATTGAATCTGCCGTGGTGGCCTTTGCCCTGGAGCAGCCCGCCTTTGGCCAAGTCCGTGTCTCTAACGAGCTGCGTAAGCGAGGTGTCTTTGTTTCGCCATCTGGCGTGAGGTCGGTTTGGTTACGTCATGACCTCGAATCATTCAAGAAGCGCCTGATTTCGTTAGAGAAACATGTAGCAGCCACGGGCGAAGTCTTGACCGAAGCTCAGGTCGCAGCACTCGAGAAAAAGCAAGAAGACGACGTCGCCCACGGAGAGATTGAGACTGAGCACCCCGGTTACCTAGGCAGCCAAGATACGTTCTATGTGGGTACCATCAAGGGCGTGGGTCGTATCTACCAGCAGACCTTTGTCGATACCTACTCCAAGTGGGCGACTGCGAAGCTGTACTGCACCAAGACACCGATTACCGCTGCAGACCTATTGAACGACCGTGTGCTGCCGTTCTTTGCAGAACAGCAGATGGGTGTTCTGAGGATCCTGACAGACCGTGGGACAGAATTCTGCGGCAAGGCCGAAACTCATGATTACCAGCTGTACTTGGCGCTCAATGACATCGAGCACACCAAGACCAAGGTCATGCACCCTCAGACCAATGGCATCTGTGAACGGTTTCACAAGACGATTCTGCAGGAGTTTTATCAGGTCGCCTTCAGACGAAAAATCTATCGGTCCATCGAAGAGCTGCAGGCTGATCTGGACGAGTGGCTGCATTACTACAACCATGACCGAACTCATCAAGGCAAGATGTGCTGTGGTCGAACACCGATGGAAACATTAATTGCTGGCAAACCAGCGTGGGAGGATAAAATCAACCAACTGAATCACTGA
- a CDS encoding DUF2946 domain-containing protein has translation MLETFRTRLYKKLTGYLALLAMMFGLMLPGISQAIVPVLQHDSLQVAVCTTSGIKYIALDVTDTPVAGEDKPTSLQDHHCDYCGVTGFSYLAPDFQGFRLPGLGKQTFGQPISGTHPHPSLGWHPANPRAPPLHI, from the coding sequence ATGCTTGAAACGTTTCGCACACGTCTGTACAAGAAACTAACTGGATATCTTGCTTTGCTGGCAATGATGTTCGGTTTGATGTTACCTGGTATCAGCCAAGCGATCGTACCTGTTTTGCAACATGACTCTCTGCAGGTGGCGGTTTGCACGACGTCGGGCATCAAATACATCGCTCTCGATGTCACGGACACACCTGTTGCTGGCGAAGACAAACCAACGTCCCTCCAGGATCATCACTGTGATTACTGCGGTGTAACAGGTTTTTCATATCTGGCGCCGGACTTTCAAGGGTTTCGGCTACCGGGGCTGGGCAAACAAACGTTTGGCCAACCCATTTCGGGTACACATCCTCACCCCTCATTAGGTTGGCATCCTGCCAATCCCCGAGCTCCACCGCTGCATATCTGA
- a CDS encoding copper chaperone PCu(A)C: MHFGLRKYALLASFVVWLISTPTTTWSHGTSYGKLTLDHPYAVLTQDPLGASVYFRELANRGSQTYRITGAQSHVAGQVTLQTETHTPEHVAQWITIQTITIEPKTSKRFRHNDDQGYRILLTDLQQSLKNGDTFDLTLNFDDGGHQTVNVWVQAPRLGKKTHSH; encoded by the coding sequence ATGCATTTTGGACTCAGAAAGTATGCATTGCTGGCAAGTTTCGTCGTCTGGCTTATTTCAACGCCCACCACAACTTGGTCACACGGGACTAGCTACGGCAAGCTGACGCTCGACCATCCCTATGCCGTGCTCACTCAAGACCCTTTGGGTGCAAGCGTTTACTTTCGTGAGTTAGCCAATCGTGGTTCACAGACCTATCGGATCACAGGCGCTCAGAGCCATGTTGCTGGTCAAGTAACACTGCAAACCGAAACACATACGCCTGAACACGTCGCCCAATGGATAACCATCCAGACCATCACGATCGAACCCAAAACATCGAAACGGTTTCGTCACAACGATGACCAGGGCTATCGGATCTTGCTCACTGACTTGCAGCAATCGCTCAAGAATGGTGACACCTTCGATCTCACATTGAATTTTGACGATGGCGGACACCAAACCGTCAATGTGTGGGTGCAAGCGCCTCGATTAGGCAAAAAAACTCACAGTCACTGA
- a CDS encoding MbnP family copper-binding protein: MKSIKTLSATVLALALLASPAISMAHGETEIRFVGQVNGQPFECGKSYADVGTSKSMITPSDFRMFISDVRLIDGQGNAIPLQLTQDKTWQIDNVALIDFENGTSHCRNGTAPLNQSVRGTVPHGDYKGIEFTLGVPFALNHGDPTIAPAPLSSTAMFWNWQGGYKFLKFDMATTGQSKTTLPADKQGGGNASGFSVHLGSTVCASASKTTPPGSCKNPNRVTVRFDSFDPAKDVVIADIGAVLANANVDVNTPKTAVGCMSFPNDPDCPPIMKAFGLPYDGQPGGVQQFFRKQ; encoded by the coding sequence ATGAAATCAATCAAAACCTTAAGCGCCACGGTATTGGCGTTAGCATTACTGGCCAGTCCAGCAATCTCCATGGCACACGGCGAGACTGAAATCCGCTTTGTCGGACAAGTCAACGGTCAACCATTTGAATGTGGGAAGTCCTACGCCGACGTTGGTACGTCCAAGTCGATGATCACGCCAAGCGACTTCCGCATGTTCATCAGCGATGTTCGTCTTATTGATGGCCAGGGCAATGCGATTCCGTTACAGTTAACGCAGGACAAGACATGGCAAATTGATAACGTCGCGCTCATCGACTTTGAGAATGGCACTAGTCATTGTCGAAATGGCACTGCCCCATTGAACCAGAGTGTTCGCGGCACGGTGCCGCACGGGGATTACAAAGGCATTGAATTCACGCTGGGGGTCCCTTTTGCGCTTAATCACGGCGATCCTACAATCGCCCCAGCTCCCTTGAGCAGCACGGCTATGTTCTGGAACTGGCAGGGCGGCTATAAGTTTCTCAAATTTGATATGGCAACTACCGGGCAATCAAAAACGACCTTGCCAGCCGATAAACAAGGTGGTGGTAATGCTTCCGGATTCTCCGTCCACCTAGGCAGTACCGTTTGCGCATCGGCGTCAAAAACCACACCACCCGGTAGCTGCAAGAATCCGAATCGAGTGACTGTGCGCTTTGATTCATTTGACCCCGCAAAGGATGTCGTGATTGCTGATATTGGCGCAGTACTTGCAAACGCGAATGTCGATGTCAATACGCCTAAAACTGCAGTTGGGTGCATGAGCTTCCCCAACGACCCCGACTGCCCGCCGATCATGAAAGCATTCGGTCTGCCCTATGATGGCCAGCCCGGTGGTGTTCAGCAGTTTTTCCGGAAACAATAA